In Cicer arietinum cultivar CDC Frontier isolate Library 1 chromosome 7, Cicar.CDCFrontier_v2.0, whole genome shotgun sequence, the genomic window CTACTGGAGCACCATGCTAAAGGCGGTGTTGTCCTGgaaattttgtttaattatgttgcattgaaaaaatattacattgaaaCAATATTCTGTGTGCTGCTTAATGCAATTTGTGTTGCACCTATTATAACAAAGTGCTTGGATTCTGGGGTgggaattttttgttttgatttcctTGGGATCGGATTAAACGTAAAGCTCATCATTTTGCTGAGGTATGCAACCGTATTAACATAATGATTATGGGCCTAACATTACCATGCGGGCTAGAGTAAAAACAAGCTTGTTTTTTTGTCATTATATTAGAGTAATTCTAAAGTGTATGACTCTTTTATAACTTAATAATTATACACCGATGATGTAAAACAGATTTTACAGATACAGTAATAATTAATGTCGTGATTTCAATGTGAAAGGTGGGTTGAGATTCACTTAGTAGTTAGCTTGTAAATACTTCATCTTTTTTGTTGACCTAAAATCAgcttttaagtttttttcttcCTGTTTTACCTTTTGCTGATAAATACAAACACCTGACAAGGCCAAATTCAGTTGAATTGTGAGGGAATAGTAAACAAAAACTGAATTGGTACTGTAAATGCACCAACAGACCTGTTTGTGAAATTGCCACGAATTTTCTTCTGTACGTGCTGCATGTGATAAAATCAAGTTTTCCTCATCCTGACGGAAAAATATTATCAACGAAAGACTAGTTGATGGTTTTCACTACTTGTGTTTGGTGTAGAAGAGGGGATATATTCCTTTTACTTATTGGTACCGACCATTTCCACGTGACTTGAAGACTCATCTGTTCCAATTGTTGATAACTAAAAAAATCCTGTATGAAcacaatttattttcattttggtCAAAATTCTTGAAGCTGTAGCTTCCATAATTAATTTCTAAGTTTCCTATTAACTGATATTGACGAAAGCAAGTCTTGTTATGATACATATATAACTTGAACATTACACGTTCTAAactttatttcatttcaaatataCGTTTGCTCTTGAGTTCTTCTTAGAGTTAGAACTTCATTGGTGTGGTGAAAAAAGGTTAAAGGTTGATCTTTTAATACACTTGTGTTTTGTTAttatacatattattattttttgacaagTTTTTATCTCATAATTATTTACTGTACGAATTAAATTGATATTGTAGCCACTTTGGTGGATATACTAAAGAGAGTGAAAGAGGAGTTGAGAAAAGGAGAAAGTGATATTGTATGGACTTTGGTGAATATACTTCTTAGAATGAAAAATGAGTTGAGAAAAGGAGAAGAAggatattttagtctttttggACTTGTATGGAAATATTAGGagtgtaattaaaaaaaatcaaattaaaatttatgaaaaaatgcCAACAACCCTCTTAACACAGTACACTCTTTATTGTTGGtgaaatttttaacaaaattcacTAAATTAACGCATCTATACAAAATTTAGTGGCATCCATTAACCAATAAAAAAGAGtgtattattagtattttttcattaaattttgataaacaaAAAAGTCATTTACAGCCAGAAGGGAATATCTGGCATGGTTATGGTTTCCATTAGTTTGATAATCGTCGTGTCATGAATCACTCTCCTCTTTTGAATACCTAATTAGTAATCAGTGAAGAATCTAACTTCACAGTATAGCTGCTCTGTGTTGTACTGAAAACCAATGAGAGTACTTGAGAGCGCAGTAATGGCGACGATTCCTTTCCTGCCATCTCAAAATTCAGCAATGtgcaaaaacaaataaatcaataaaaagaaagaattacGTGTTCTCAGATAATTTAGTTGTTAGTTTCACGCTACTACGCGATACTGTGCAGAGAAAGAAGACGATCAGAGTAACACTACCACTATcggagtaaaaaaaaaaactagtctGTTATTTTCCCGGGAAGTTTTTCACATTTATGTATGTGGCGGGTTCTACACTCAACCAACTTCATCACTGGTTTATAACGTTATTTCAAAATCGTTTCAAACTCTACAAATGACGGATactattactttttaaaagtagTAGAAATTCACAATTGACATCGTGAATTCATGATTGATTAGGGTTGGAAATGTTTACAAAGAAATTTGTTTGACTTTGCAATTGAAATGGTtgaattgaaattgaatttagttAGCAGTTGAACCATATATATACAGAtacaaatgaaaaattgaattGCTTTTGTTTTTTCTCGCTAGTGTAATTAAATTCCGAAGTAGAAAAACTTGATTAAGAGAGGTTGATTGATTCAGTGAGTTTTTGTTCTGAGAGTGGAAATGTGACCATAAACAACAAACCAAAGTGGttattatgatatatattaCTGTCAAGTGTCAAGTAGTAGACTAGTGAGGCATATTTGGTAGGTATCGTGCCATCTTTCCTTCAACAGGTTTCTGGAACTATGAATTTGTCAAAGGATTCTCCTCCAACACAGCGTGATTTAGTCCTAGCTGTTCAAAGTCCTAACAATTCCCCTAAAGAGGCAAGTGAGGGTAGGGATTGGGGGGTTGTATAGGATATGCAAAATTGGTTCAGCTGATCATATTGACATCAAGTATTACATCAATTACCTTTCTATACTTCAAAGAGCACAATttctacaaaataataaatgctGAAAAAGATTAGGAAAAGTACTTAAGTGACAGAGAGAAGGCCATCTTTGAATCTTTGACTTGAGCACTAACTCCAGTCATGCATGGTAGTTGAGAATACATTGAATAATGCTTGTGTGCATCTGTTTCAAGTTTTATCAAGAACCATTGAGATCTTGAGAAGGGAAGAAGGAGGATATATTCCAGTAATTTTCTTAACTTAGTTGTGGCTGAAGATGAACTGGATAAATTATTCAGTGGATAGTAAGGAGAATGGATCAATAAAGAAGCTACAGTGATGTCAACCAGATGTTTCTTGTAAAAAGGTCTTGAAGGATTATGTGcttgttttcttatgttgtACTTATAACTGGAAATATATTAATGCACTTACGTCAATAGAAACTGGAGGGCTTTCCTTATGCACACATGCTAATTATATTTCTTCCCCTTCTCCCATTCTGTTTCTCAATGATCTCAGCTTGCCTCTTGCCGTGGTTGGAAAACTGATCCTAGTACCAGCGGTTCCCATCAACAGCTGTTTTCAAAGATTTCATTGTGGCAGAACTATACAAAGGGTTTTCAAAGATTTCATTGTGGCAGAACTATACAAAGGATGGAGTGTAATGCTTCTCAATAGTTGTGAACGTTTCTTTTTGTATAGTCAAAGTTGGATTTGTTTTATAACTACTACCTCTGATACGGAAGTTCAGCCAATCTCTTTTTTTTGGTCAGTTTGACAAGTGCTTATTTGTATTCTTGTATGTTTGAAAAGCTGCAGACAAATGGATGATAATTCCAATCCATTATTTGAATTAAGCtgctttctttctttttgtatgTAATTTGAGTTTTAATGAGGTGCAACTCCTTTCACAAAGGATATGGAGACTATATTTTCTGTGTAAACCTACAACTCTTTTATTGGAAGCAATCTTGAGGAGTCATTGAACTAAATGTGAGCGCCTCTCCTAGTGAAAATTTGAACCAGGATTCATCATGTGGGAAACTAATGTTGGTGATCCAACGACTATCTACCTATTAAatactgacacaaacacatacaTCAGACACAATACTAACACATAGACGTaggtaataatttaagaaaataaaagtgattgCATGTAAATACATGTGTTTTATTGCGTCGGCGTTAAAATGCaaaggaaaaaaatgaaatgatttctaacaaaagaatatatattttggcTTGATAAATCTTGGGTGTGTTTAATTATCAAGTCCTAGCAGCAGGTTGGGGTTTACACGAAAATAGATTTGCCCTTCTATGTACCTTGAGAGATTTGTCAGAGGCAAACCCCAGTTCATGTGTCCAGAATTGAAACTGGAGCGGCAAGACTCACCATAGCAGATTTCCAAATAACTACCTTGTTCAGCAATGGATACTTAAAAGCTACTATACTAGTATTGCAACTTACACAAGCCTGCATTACTGGATATATACAACAACTTCGAGAGATGatgtttgattaaaaataaaatcctttaTGATAGAATAGTGTCATACCATGCATCAATTTCAAATTCAGACAGTCGCCCATTGCCAATATGGGTTGCAAAACTTACTGATTGCTGTGGTAATTTATCATCCATAATGAACAATGGGATTCATGTTGTCAGGTTTTCATGCAGCAGACAATGAAAATGGTGCATGGCCTGCTCAACTTTAGGAGCATATCTTCCCACACTATACGCTGGGGATTGGAGGCCCTTTTGGACACCTTCACACAACAAAATATCTTCTATCTGCCCATGAACAACCAAATGCATTACAATAGGTATGTTGCATGCAACTGGATGAAAATTTCTAATCAAGTCTACTAAACCAATGTATGTACCTGCACTTTCTCACTATCTTGTAAACTTTTCTCTATGAAACCTGTGTCATCCTGCTCAGTCAAAGAGAAGGTCGCAGGCAGTAAGGTTTTTGAATTGACTTAATTGTTCTGACAAGATTTATAAAGTGAGCTcataaaaactcaaatatatttttaaggaaaaaaaggCTCAATCCTATGACGAACTATCGAACTGTTAAAATGAGTGTAGATCCTGGTTTGATTTCTGAAAATTCAATATACTAATTAAAGCATTGCTCTACTTAATGCAAGCTTGAAGTTTCCTTTGTGTTTTCACTGAGTCGTTAAAAGTATGAAAGCAAAGAACTGAACTCCacattcattaaaatttcaTACCCTAGTCATCTACAACCAACCCTGCCTCTAAAGGTTATATTGTCTTGCTTCCTGATTTTCTTCCAAATTTAATCCCTCCACATACAGTTGGTACAAAATTATCGACATAAGGTTCatttataagtttatttattgtCAATGACTCGATAAATATGTTTGCCAACTAAATTTTCAGTCGatgttcaaaatgaaaaattttacaagaaaacaaaacatatttCCTTACTATCCTAAAGGTGATGGTGTACCCCATTCTCTagtacatttaaattttaaaagttatgaATCATGGAGGCAAATATTAGGCATGTGATTTCATAACTACAAATTACCTGTAGTGAGGGTTCAAGATAGTAGTCAAAAACTACTTGACATTTGTTGGGTCCTAGTGGAAGGACAAGATTGGTGTCCATCCAAGGTCCATACCTATAAGGCCACAAAGCACCCCAAGTTATAAAACCATGCTAAACTGTTAGTGCATGTTTGGATTGATGGTGAGATTGACAAAATCAGAATGAGCTACCATGATTTTAGCAAAAACTACAATTTAGAGCTTCATCAAAATCACGGTGCCCCTATAATTTTGGCAAACACACTGCCGATCCAAACATACAATTCATAAGAATATGACTGAAAAAATGATTAATCATTTGCCCAAATAAAAAAGCAAGACCTATTAATCATGAAGTTTGGGTAAACAAAAGCATATATAGCTTTTCTTCCAAGTCTATCATAGTTCTCTTTGCTTTTCTCTGAGCTGCTGCCTTCACAACTTTGGATGCTAACCTTTTCAAACAACTGTCTCATTCATAACAATCCTTTAGTACATAACCAATCACCGGAAACAAATCAAATCACGTTTGAAGGGATGGAAGTATGcatttgacatttttttataaaaaggttTACATGATTCAATTAGTGATACTATACGGTACAGTAAAAGATAAACTGAAGAGATATTATAAAAAGAGAAGCAGTAAGAAAGCATACAGTGATAGAATAGGAATCGAGATTAAGACCAGATGCTAGGCCTTTATGCGCGTAGGGCACATGATAGCCACCATCTAAGTAGTTATCACAGAATACCTGCAAAAAGAAAACCCAAAACCACCTAAGTCTAAGCACCTCCAGGgatcatataaagaaaataataacaattaaataaataaaaatgtgtatagtaataaaaacaatgacgttttaattattttgcagATGGCCACTAGTGAGGAAAAAAGCAAGCTTAACAACAGAAGGGAGggtaaagaaaatgaaagtgtGCCAAGGGCAAAGTAATAAACAAAACCTCtaggaaaaataataaatgtaagGTAAGTCAAGAGGTCATACCTTCCAATTGCATTCAATGGTGTATTCGCGTCTACATAAATAACTTAACGAAGAATCAACTCCATTGGTACTCAGTAATTCTGAACAGCTACCAAGCCATTCCTTTGCTACATTATGACTATCAACTTCTTTCTCAGAAAGATTCTCCTTTTTCAAATTGAGAAGGACAAAAGGCCCCCAGGTAGCTACTTTGATTGGTATAAGACCAAACTCCTACCCTTCATGGTAAGAGAAATCAGCCAACCTTTTTCCTTATGAAAGTTAAATATTGTACAAGTAACTTATTATAGAACTGAACTGCGTACATTTACGTTGAAATCCCGCATTCCTGATATCCTAGTAGCCTTAAGTAGAGTTCCATTTAATCCATATGTCCAGCCCTGCAGAAATAATTGGAGAAGTTTCcaaaacaagaaaaaagaaaCTGAAAATAGAAACCTATAATGCAAAAGGATCGGATCATGGTAACA contains:
- the LOC101512880 gene encoding choline monooxygenase, chloroplastic; this encodes MAMIMQMTPFIPNLRKGQTQNLNFPNKHSSIRSCCSVGSSDLVVSQRLVQQFNPKIPVEEAVTPPSSWYTHPSFFHLELDRVFYKGWQAVGSTEQIKNPGDFFTGRLGDVEFVVCRDDSGNVHAFYNVCRHHASILASGSGQKSCFVCPYHGWTYGLNGTLLKATRISGMRDFNVNEFGLIPIKVATWGPFVLLNLKKENLSEKEVDSHNVAKEWLGSCSELLSTNGVDSSLSYLCRREYTIECNWKVFCDNYLDGGYHVPYAHKGLASGLNLDSYSITLFEKVSIQSCEGSSSEKSKENYDRLGRKAIYAFVYPNFMINRYGPWMDTNLVLPLGPNKCQVVFDYYLEPSLQDDTGFIEKSLQDSEKVQIEDILLCEGVQKGLQSPAYSVGRYAPKVEQAMHHFHCLLHENLTT